The following coding sequences lie in one Fusarium poae strain DAOMC 252244 chromosome 1, whole genome shotgun sequence genomic window:
- a CDS encoding hypothetical protein (MEROPS:MER0033237~BUSCO:28712at5125~CAZy:CE10), with product METEATPSESRPTTPEPPGYVNPLESSSRWYLIARAQAIRSAASLGFSIANRTNPPAPSPTRDIWLDATLSKATPSRADRAKTKIKAEVWMPPRPALGARAAVINFHGGGWILGQGTDDARWAGAIMANLDAVVFTVNYRLAPSCPFPTPIEDCVDAVLQIKHRAAEFGIDPDRIVLSGFSAGATNAIASWLILNDPDRWGYKFPFEPPKIAGIALYYPVLDWTISRPEKRLTCSKPEFTLPKGLTDLIDASFIYPIIPREERFDPRLSPGLMPDEMLKKLPPIHLVLCEYDMLLAEGLKFSNRLKAAGKQFTLRIVEGERHAWDCPPPMTPKESVMTEYQVAVETIASWFGKKCETDTESLRSMKLKRAVFKRPKYLSYNTWSGW from the coding sequence ATGGAGACTGAGGCCACCCCCTCTGAGTCACGACCAACCACCCCGGAACCTCCGGGTTATGTGAATCCTCTCGAGTCCAGCTCGAGATGGTACCTGATCGCTCGTGCCCAAGCCATCCGCTCTGCTGCGAGTTTGGGTTTCAGCATCGCCAATCGCACTAATCCACCTGCACCATCACCCACGCGAGACATTTGGCTCGATGCCACGCTGTCAAAAGCTACTCCCAGTCGCGCCGACCGCGCCAAGACTAAGATCAAAGCCGAAGTATGGATGCCGCCCCGTCCCGCTCTCGGTGCCAGAGCTGCCGTTATAAACTTTCACGGTGGAGGCTGGATCCTCGGCCAGGGCACTGACGATGCCCGTTGGGCCGGTGCCATCATGGCGAATCTGGATGCGGTTGTCTTCACTGTCAACTACCGCCTGGCACCTTCATGTCCTTTTCCAACTCCCATTGAGGATTGCGTCGATGCTGTTCTCCAGATCAAGCACCGAGCTGCCGAGTTTGGCATTGATCCTGATCGGATTGTTCTGTCAGGATTCTCCGCAGGAGCCACAAACGCTATTGCATCCTGGCTCATTCTGAACGACCCTGATCGATGGGGCTACAAATTTCCTTTCGAACCACCCAAGATTGCGGGTATAGCACTCTACTACCCCGTCCTAGACTGGACCATATCACGTCCCGAAAAGCGACTCACATGCTCAAAACCAGAGTTCACCTTGCCCAAGGGTCTCACAGATCTAATTGATGCCTCGTTCATCTACCCCATCATTCCCCGCGAGGAAAGGTTTGATCCACGGTTGTCACCAGGTCTGATGCCAGATGAGATGCTGAAAAAGCTCCCCCCTATTCACTTGGTCCTATGCGAGTACGACATGCTCCTCGCCGAAGGTCTCAAGTTCTCAAATCGCCTCAAGGCTGCTGGAAAGCAGTTCACGTTGCGCATTGTCGAAGGTGAGAGGCACGCTTGGGATTGTCCCCCGCCCATGACACCAAAGGAGAGTGTCATGACAGAGTATCAAGTAGCTGTTGAAACCATAGCTAGTTGGTTCGGCAAGAAGTGCGAGACTGACACAGAGTCGCTGCGGTCCATGAAACTGAAACGAGCAGTCTTCAAACGACCCAAATACCTCTCTTACAATACCTGGTCCGGGTGGTAG
- a CDS encoding hypothetical protein (BUSCO:5058at5125): protein MASPDTTHRPASVATSAASMSVDTRPSAAILSSAFSSPRSVSPSRTIRETMNDSGVELPHRDSARSSMDGTTATTNAIVPSSRTSLDSGRTSMSSDWPVHPGEINTIAQLDTLPFGTEVTFRARIETQRPISKVLDFLLLRDQTHSVQGVLARDVGNAEFISWVRKINSESLVQITGTLKQPPEPIRSATHSRVEVAVDSVHLVNLAQNLPFSNYKPPETLRNRMNARILDLRHPSNQALFRVRSMVTRIFRNTLEEHGFVEINTPKLQPAATESGAAVFPVNYFGRRAFLAQSPQLAKQEAISADFGRVFEVGPVFRAENSNTHRHLTEYTGLDLEMAIDTDYHEVISFIDIFLKEVFRTVYSSRELEVIRKRWPSKEFKWLEETLILPFSEGLQMLRDDGREVEVEDLSTPDEMRLGELVREKYNTDYYVLDKFPANARPFYTAKDLEDPTWTRSFDIFIRGQEICSGGQRIHNVEELRANMAEAGMTEDGMEDYLTAFELGAPPHAGAGLGLERIVAWMLELGDVRYASLFHRDPKSLPTKAPGLPHPEADTTKPHHADSPPPLEKLIANYGDATNTSWLDERFQIWRHETGAAIGWVQSDKFAMITGDPLCDRSQYPQVIRAFINHLTVDLRLTPLWMLVSYEIQKILASELRWRSLTCTEEQRVDADKHNSAQIEGLAAKARRVEREGVKIHEVKADEDFISRANPAIEEWKQNRKGKQVHLTEVRPWIDQEHRRYFAAEKDGKVMSMVVLAKLAPRHGWQVKWALDFPGAVNGAIEVLVSFALSNVTGKVTFGAGVSEKLTAGEHVGGLRAKFLSATYRSIIDSLGLRRKASFRSKFGALGEEIYICYPKKGVGLRDLQNVIKFFTD, encoded by the coding sequence ATGGCGAGCCCGGACACCACCCACCGGCCTGCCTCGGTCGCTACGAGTGCGGCCTCGATGAGCGTTGATACAAGGCCATCGGCAGCCATTCTTAGTTCAGCGTTTTCCTCACCTCGCTCCGTTTCACCATCCAGAACCATTCGCGAAACCATGAACGATAGCGGCGTCGAACTTCCCCACAGAGATTCGGCTCGATCCAGCATGGATGGCACAACGGCCACTACCAATGCTATTGTTCCTAGCAGCCGAACTTCTCTTGACAGCGGTCGAACTAGCATGAGCTCCGACTGGCCAGTTCACCCTGGCGAGATCAACACAATTGCTCAGCTCGATACCCTGCCCTTTGGTACCGAAGTCACATTTCGAGCTCGTATCGAGACGCAGCGACCCATCTCAAAGGTGCTCGACTTCCTCCTACTCCGCGACCAAACACACTCTGTCCAAGGTGTTCTCGCCCGTGATGTCGGTAATGCCGAGTTTATCTCTTGGGTCCGCAAGATCAACTCTGAGTCTCTGGTCCAGATCACTGGTACCCTCAAGCAGCCTCCTGAGCCCATCCGATCGGCCACACACTCTCGAGTCGAGGTTGCTGTCGACTCTGTCCATCTCGTCAACCTTGCCCAGAACCTTCCTTTCAGCAACTACAAGCCCCCAGAGACTCTGCGCAACCGAATGAATGCCCGAATTCTCGATCTTCGACACCCCTCGAACCAAGCCCTCTTCCGTGTGCGCTCAATGGTCACGCGCATCTTCCGAAACACCCTCGAGGAACATGGCTTCGTCGAGATCAACACCCCCAAGCTGCAGCCTGCAGCCACAGAGAGTGGTGCTGCTGTCTTTCCTGTGAACTACTTCGGTCGCCGGGCTTTCCTTGCTCAGAGCCCTCAACTCGCAAAGCAAGAGGCTATTTCGGCCGACTTTGGTCGTGTCTTTGAGGTCGGCCCTGTTTTCCGTGCTGAAAATTCCAACACCCACCGTCACTTGACCGAGTACACTGGTCTCGATCTGGAGATGGCCATCGACACCGACTACCACGAGGTCATCTCTTTCATTGACATCTTTCTCAAGGAAGTCTTTAGAACAGTCTACTCATCCCGAGAGCTTGAGGTCATTCGTAAGCGATGGCCAAGCAAGGAGTTCAAGTGGCTCGAGGAGACGCTTATCCTCCCTTTCAGCGAGGGTCTCCAGATGCTTCGAGACGACGGGCGCGAGGTGGAAGTGGAGGATTTGTCTACTCCTGATGAGATGCGACTTGGCGAGCTTGTTCGCGAGAAGTACAACACCGATTACTATGTTCTTGACAAATTTCCCGCCAACGCTCGTCCTTTTTACACTGCCAAGGACCTCGAGGATCCCACGTGGACTCGATCCTTCGATATCTTCATTCGCGGTCAGGAGATCTGCTCTGGTGGCCAGCGTATCCATAATGTTGAAGAGCTCCGAGCCAACATGGCTGAAGCCGGTATGACTGAGGATGGTATGGAGGATTACCTCACCGCGTTCGAGTTGGGTGCTCCTCCTCACGCTGGtgctggtcttggtcttgagcgTATTGTCGCTTGGATGCTCGAGCTTGGCGATGTCCGATACGCCTCTCTCTTCCACCGAGATCCCAAGTCTCTCCCTACCAAGGCTCCTGGCCTGCCTCATCCCGAGGCTGATACCACCAAGCCCCACCACGCCGACTCTCCCCCTCCTTTGGAGAAGCTTATCGCCAACTACGGTGATGCCACCAACACATCTTGGCTCGATGAGCGTTTCCAGATCTGGCGACACGAGACCGGTGCAGCTATCGGCTGGGTTCAGAGTGACAAGTTTGCCATGATCACTGGTGACCCTCTTTGCGACCGCAGCCAATACCCACAGGTCATCCGTGCTTTTATCAACCATCTTACTGTTGACTTGCGCTTGACACCTCTCTGGATGCTCGTCTCGTACGAAATCCAAAAGATTCTCGCTTCTGAGCTTCGCTGGCGAAGTTTGACGTGTACCGAGGAGCAGCGTGTTGATGCCGACAAACACAACAGTGCTCAAATTGAAGGACTGGCTGCCAAGGCCCGTCGCGTTGAGCGTGAAGGAGTCAAGATTCACGAGGTCAAGGCCGACGAAGACTTCATTTCTCGTGCCAACCCCGCTATCGAGGAATGGAAGCAGAACCGTAAGGGTAAGCAAGTTCATCTTACCGAAGTTCGTCCATGGATCGACCAGGAGCACCGCCGCTACTTTGCTGCCGAGAAGGACGGCAAGGTCATGTCTATGGTGGTCTTGGCCAAGCTTGCTCCTCGCCACGGCTGGCAAGTGAAGTGGGCTCTCGACTTCCCTGGCGCTGTTAACGGTGCCATCGAGGTCCTGGTCAGCTTTGCCCTGTCCAACGTTACCGGAAAGGTCACCTTTGGTGCAGGTGTGTCGGAGAAGCTTACCGCCGGTGAGCACGTCGGCGGACTTCGCGCCAAGTTCCTCAGCGCCACCTACAGATCTATCATTGACAGCCTCGGCCTTCGCCGTAAGGCTTCATTCCGATCCAAGTTCGGTGCCCTGGGAGAGGAGATTTACATCTGTTATCCTAAGAAGGGTGTTGGCCTGCGCGACTTGCAAAACGTTATCAAGTTCTTCACCGACTAA
- a CDS encoding hypothetical protein (SECRETED:SignalP(1-20)) — protein sequence MPSIKNVLASFALAASIASAHPGHDIAHEAAERRDFLSSVKRSSLAHCSTKLKARGVEARNVARRSAQVNKARAKRALKKRAQDALNTSHNQTDQGFTECTDAAALFASINSCVLTPEVTQGPYYVAGEYVRENIIEEQGGLNIVLDYQVIDVETCDPVPNVYLEMWHCNSTGVYSGIVANGNGDSSDETNIDKTWLRGIQKTDSDGVAQFESIFPGHYTGRATHIHVMAHTNATLLANHTLGSDNYASHVGQAFFDQDLISQVETLEPYASNTQELTLNEDDSILKEELSTDGVDPFIEYTLLGDSISDGLFAWLAFGINTTVSNSVTPAAYYYKEGGVANGNSGGAPGGGPGGPPSGMPSGSPPGSAPSATPNAE from the exons ATGCCTTCTATCAAGAACGTCCTCGCAAGCTTCGCTCTCGCAGCCAGCATTGCTTCAGCCCATCCCGGACACGATATCGCCCATGAAGCTGCAGAGCGCCGCGACTTTCTCAGCTCTGTCAAGAGATCCTCTCTCGCTCACTGCTCCACTAAGCTCAAGGCTCGTGGTGTTGAGGCCCGAAATGTCGCTCGTCGCTCAGCCCAAGTCAACAAGGCTCGTGCCAAGCGCGCTTTGAAGAAGAGAGCTCAAGATGCCCTGAACACTTCTCACAATCAGACTGATCAAGGCTTCACCGAGTGTACTGATGCTGCTGCCCTCTTTGCGAGCATCAACTCTTGTGTCTTGACTCCCGAAGTTACTCAGGGTCCTTACT ACGTTGCTGGTGAGTACGTCCGAGAGAACATCATCGAAGAGCAAGGCGGACTCAACATCGTCCTCGACTACCAGGTCATCGACGTCGAGACTTGCGACCCTGTTCCCAATGTCTACCTCGAGATGTGGCACTGCAACTCCACCGGTGTTTACTCCGGTATCGTCGCAAATGGTAATGGCGACAGCTCCGACGAGACCAACATCGACAAGACCTGGCTTCGCGGAATCCAGAAGACAGACAGTGATGGTGTTGCGCAATTCGAGTCCATCTTCCCTGGCCATTACACCGGCCGAGCGACTCACATCCATGTCATGGCTCACACCAACGCTACCCTCCTGGCCAATCACACTCTGGGCAGCGACAACTATGCTAGTCATGTCGGACAAgccttctttgatcaggaTCTCATCTCTCAGGTCGAGACTCTGGAGCCTTATGCTTCCAACACCCAGGAGCTTACTCTCAACGAAGATGACAGTATCTTGAAGGAGGAGCTCAGCACCGACGGTGTCGACCCATTCATTGAGTACACTCTCCTCGGAGATAGCATCAGTGACGGTCTTTTTGCTTGGCTCGCTTTCGGCATCAACACTACCGTTTCCAACTCTGTCACCCCCGCTGCTTACTACTACAAGGAGGGTGGTGTTGCCAACGGAAACAGCGGCGGCGCCCCTGGTGGCGGACCCGGTGGCCCTCCTTCTGGAATGCCTTCTGGATCTCCCCCCGGATCTGCCCCTTCCGCTACTCCTAATGCCGAGTAA
- a CDS encoding hypothetical protein (TransMembrane:1 (i171-187o)): MSFLRAGFVAMRATSSRPSMMLNSNIARIAFTRFLSQQSQAPIITKLQPEEGREIVVKQRLNRPVTPNLGIYKIGQVWFSASAWTRITGLIVGGTAYLTLGAHAVAPYLGLGFDSTALVTAFGALPFVAKAAVKFGLLGFPFSYHFINGIRHLVFDLGIGYNKAQFKKSEAATWILSVISGLVLAFWL, translated from the exons ATGAGTTTCCTAAGAGCTGGCTTCGTTGCGATGCGTG caacttcatcaagaccAAGCATGATGCTCAATAGCAATATTGCTAGAATTGCATTTACCCGTTTTTTGTCTCAACAATCACA AGCCCCCATCATCACAAAGCTCCAGCCAGAGGAAGGTCGGGAGATTGTTGTCAAGCAGCGCCTGAATCGACCCGTCACTCCAAACCTTGGTATTTACAAAATTGGTCAAGTTTGGTTCAGTGCTTCAGCTTGGACCAGAATCActggccttatcgtgggtgGCACAGCATATCTCACATTAGGCGCCCATGCTGTTGCTCCTTACCTTGGACTCGGCTTTGACTCTACTGCTTTGGTAACGGCTTTTGGTGCGTTGCCTTTTGTCGCCAAGGCAGCTGTCAAATTCGGTTTACTAGGATTCCCTTTCTCGTACCACTTCATTAATGGAATTCGGCATCTAGTGTTTGACTTAGGAATTGGATACAATAAGGCCCAGTTCAAGAAATCAGAAGCAGCTACGTGGATTCTCAGTGTCATAAGTGGACTGGTATTGGCATTTTGGCTGTAG